The following are from one region of the Plodia interpunctella isolate USDA-ARS_2022_Savannah chromosome 23, ilPloInte3.2, whole genome shotgun sequence genome:
- the Gat gene encoding sodium- and chloride-dependent GABA transporter 1, producing the protein MDTKNDGRTDDIELSAQGTSNKPSDVAIKSDLPERGTWASKLDFILSVIGLAIGLGNVWRFPYLCYKNGGGAFLIPYFLTLILAGIPMFFMELAMGQMLTIGGLGVFKIAPIFKGIGYAAAVMSCWMNVYYIVILAWAIFYFFMSMRSDVPWRTCDNYWNTATCVNPYDRRNLTCWSSPVDMSTFCMLNGKNISKAALSDPVKEFWERRALQISSGIEHIGNIRWELAGTLLLVWVLCYFCIWKGVRWTGKVVYFTALFPYFLLTVLLIRGITLPGALEGIKFYVMPNMSKLMESEVWIDAVTQIFFSYGLGLGTLVALGSYNKFTNNVYKDALIVCSVNSSTSMFAGFVIFSVVGFMAHEQQRPVAEVAASGPGLAFLAYPSAVLQLPGAPLWSCLFFFMLLLIGLDSQFCTMEGFITAVIDEWPKLLRRRKEIFIAITCVISYLVGLSCISEGGMYVFQILDSYAVSGFCLLFLIFFECVSISWAFGVNRFYDGIKEMIGYYPTIWWKFCWVGFTPAICISVFIFNLVQWKPIKYMNYEYPWWSHAFGWFTALSSMLCIPGYMVYLWRVTPGTRQEKFNKIVRIPEDVPSLRTKMQAEELAKHHGHA; encoded by the exons ATGGACACAAAAAATGATGGACGAACGGACGACATCGAACTTAGTGCACAAGGAACTAGTAATAAGCCCAG TGACGTGGCCATTAAATCTGACCTTCCGGAGCGAGGGACCTGGGCCAGCAAACTCGACTTCATCCTGTCCGTAATCGGCCTCGCCATCGGTCTTGGCAATGTCTGGCGTTTTCCTTATCTCTGCTACAAGAATGGCGGGGGCGCCTTCCTCATTCCTTACTTTCTCACCCTCATCCTCGCCGGCATCCCCATGTTCTTCATGGAGCTGGCTATGGGACAGATGCTCACGATTGGCGGGCTGGGCGTTTTCAAGATTGCACCCATTTTCAAAG GTATTGGCTACGCGGCAGCGGTCATGTCCTGCTGGATGAATGTCTACTACATTGTCATATTGGCGTGGGCTATCTTCTACTTCTTCATGTCTATGCGGTCTG ACGTACCCTGGCGCACCTGCGACAACTATTGGAACACGGCCACCTGTGTGAACCCCTACGACCGCCGCAACCTGACCTGCTGGTCCTCCCCGGTTGACATGAGCACCTTCTGCATGCTCAATGGAAAGAACATCAGCAAAGCTGCTTTGTCTGACCCTGTTAAGGAGTTTTGGGA acGCCGAGCCCTTCAAATTTCGAGCGGAATCGAGCATATTGGGAACATCAGATGGGAGCTCGCTGGAACCCTGCTTCTTGTTTGGGTTCTCTGCTACTTCTGCATCTGGAAAGGGGTCAGGTGGACCGGCAAAGTCGTCTACTTCACCGCCCTTTTCCCATACTTTCTGCTGACTGTGTTGTTGATCAGAG GAATCACACTCCCGGGCGCGCTGGAAGGCATCAAGTTTTACGTGATGCCAAACATGTCCAAACTTATGGAGTCTGAAGTGTGGATCGACGCTGTCACACAGATCTTCTTCTCCTACGGCCTGGGCCTCGGCACCCTGGTGGCTCTTGGCAGCTACAACAAGTTCACCAATAACGTTTACAA AGACGCGCTGATAGTGTGTTCAGTGAACTCCAGCACGTCCATGTTTGCTGGTTTTGTCATCTTCTCCGTGGTAGGATTTATGGCTCACGAGCAACAGCGTCCGGTGGCCGAGGTGGCAGCTTCAG GTCCTGGATTAGCCTTCTTGGCTTATCCCTCAGCCGTGTTGCAGTTACCAGGCGCTCCACTGTGGTCCTGCCTATTCTTCTTCATGCTGCTCCTGATTGGCCTGGACAGCCAATTCTGCACCATGGAAGGCTTCATCACAGCCGTTATTGACGAGTGGCCTAAACTCCTCAGGAGGAGGAAGGAAATATTCATTGCTATAACTTGTGTTATATCTTATTTGGTCGGACTTTCTTGTATTTCTGAG GGCGGTATGTACGTGTTCCAAATCCTGGACTCGTATGCGGTGTCCGGCTTCTGCCTGCTGTTCCTCATCTTCTTCGAGTGCGTCTCCATCTCATGGGCCTTCGGTGTCAACCGCTTTTACGACGGCATCAAGGAGATGATTGGCTACTACCCTACCATTTGGTGGAAGTTCTGCTGGGTTGGATTCACGCCTGCTATTTGCatt AGCGTGTTTATCTTCAACCTGGTGCAATGGAAGCCGATCAAATACATGAACTATGAGTACCCGTGGTGGTCCCATGCCTTCGGCTGGTTCACCGCCTTGTCCTCCATGCTCTGTATCCCTGGGTACATGGTCTACTTGTGGAGGGTCACCCCCGGAACTAGACAAGAG aaattcaaCAAGATCGTCCGAATCCCTGAGGATGTACCGTCTCTGCGAACCAAGATGCAGGCGGAGGAGCTCGCGAAACACCACGGCCACGCCTAA